The genomic region GGCCGGCAGCTGCGGAGGACGATGGGGCGGACTCGCCGGGGCCTGACGCATCCTCGTCACCCCCATCGTCATCGTCCGTTTCGTCGTCCCGGTCCGACCCGTCGTCGTCGGCCTCTTCGCCGTCCTCCGGATCGTCCTCATCCGGATCGCTGTCGTCTTCGGGCTCGTCCGCCTCATCCGGCTCGTAGTCCGGCGCTCCGTCCGGATCGACCTCTCGCTCGGCTTCGGACCTTTCGGCACGAGCATGCCGCGGGAGCGGATGCAGGGTCTCCTCGATGGTGATGCCGGCCGCCTCGGCGGCACGCTCCTGGTCGCCCGGCAGTGGTTCGGGTTCGACCGCCTCGCCCGGCGGGCCAGCGCGCAAGGCACCGACGATCCAGGCGCCGACCATGGCGCGCTCGGCATCGGCCAGCACCAAGTCGGCATTGGCGGCGAGATAGAGCACCTGCCGGCGGAAGGCCTTGGCGAGCGACCCGGGCTTGTCGCCGGCGGCGAATTCATGGCCGCTGAGCATCAGCCCCTTGACGACGAAGGCGACCGATTGCGGACGCAGCTTCAGTCCGTGTTCGCTCAGCCGCCGCATCACGCCGTTGACGGTGCGGTTGAGACTGAAGCCGCGCTCGGCCACCTCGGCGGCCAGCGCCCGGAACAGCTGCGCATAGACCTCGGGGGCGAAGGCCGGCACGCTGGTCGCCGCCGAGACCCGGCGCGCGACACCCTCGATGTCATCCATCCGCCGCGCCGCCTCCGAACCGCTCTCCCGGCCCGCGCCGGCTTCGGCGGCACCGGATTCGGCGGCACCGGTCTGGGGGATACCGTCCTGAGAGACGCCTCCGGCGAGGCTTCCCTCCGGGAGGCTTCCCCTCGGGATGCCGCCGCCGTGGATTTCGCCGGCGGTGCCCCGTTCGGTCTCGGATCCGTCGTCCGGTGCCGCCTCATAGACTCCGGGCCGGGGGCGGAGCGGATCCTGTCGGCGCGCCGGCGGCAGCAATGGGTCGCGCGGGGCGGTGAGGTCGCGCGCCGCTTCGCGCCGATCGGAGCGCGTCGGCCCGTTGCGAACGGGTTCGGCACGGGCCGCTTCGGCCCGCATGGGTTCGGACCGGATCCGCTCGGGCCGGGCGGGAGCGGCGTCGGCACGCAGGGGCTCGGCCCTTGCGGGTTCGGGTTTCGCGGGCTCGGCCCTTGCGGGTTCGGGCGGGCGTTCGTAATCGTCGTCGCCGAAGCCGGTCAGGTCGATCAGCCGCTCCTCGGTGATCATGCCGTCGCAGAGCGCCTTGTAGGCGGCGGCGGTGACGGCATTGGAGTAGATCACGCTGCGCCGGTCATAGGCGCGCAGACGCGTCAGCACCGGTGTGAAATCGGCGTCGCCGGACAGGATGATGAATTCGTCGAAGCGGGTCTCGTGGCGCATCGCGTCGAGCATGTCGACGACCATGTAGATGTCGGCCGAATTCTTGCCCTTGCCGGTCAGGGGCGGGCAGTCGACGATCTGGAAGCCGGAGCGGGTGAAGGACGGGCGGAAATAGCGCATCACCGCCGGATTGGCGTAGCAGCGCCGCATCAGGATGCGTCGGCGGATCCGCTCGCTGCCGTCCGCCTCCTCGATCAGGACGCCGCTTTCGATCGCATCGAGCCAGCTTTGCGGATCGTTGGCGAAGGCGCGGGCGGCATCCTTGTCGGCGCTTTGCAGCGCAAAGAACACGTTGTCGAAGTCGACGAACAGAACGGATCGCAATGTCTCGGCCATCGGTTTCGGCCAGTCCTTTGAAATGGCGCCCGCGTCCGGTCTCGCCGGAAATGCGGGGGCTTGGGAAAGTGCGGTACGGTCGGCTGCCTGTCCGGGCGGCATCGGGTCGGCTGCAGGCTACCGCATGTGCCGGTCCGACGGAAATGTCGGACGCCCTTTAATCGTGCGGCGATGCCATCTTTCGTCATTCCAACGGCCGGCCGTGCAGCGACCGTCCGATTGATGCGCCGGTGCACGTCATGGGGGTGGACCCGCACCGGCCCGCAGGCTACAGGACGCGAGGTCTGCAGGCCGCCGGACGGCGGGCCGGCCGACACGCCGAGGCGCCGATTCGCCGCGCCCGACGCCTGTAACCCGCCTGATCCGGACCCCGCCCATGACCA from Prosthecodimorpha staleyi harbors:
- a CDS encoding NYN domain-containing protein, translating into MAETLRSVLFVDFDNVFFALQSADKDAARAFANDPQSWLDAIESGVLIEEADGSERIRRRILMRRCYANPAVMRYFRPSFTRSGFQIVDCPPLTGKGKNSADIYMVVDMLDAMRHETRFDEFIILSGDADFTPVLTRLRAYDRRSVIYSNAVTAAAYKALCDGMITEERLIDLTGFGDDDYERPPEPARAEPAKPEPARAEPLRADAAPARPERIRSEPMRAEAARAEPVRNGPTRSDRREAARDLTAPRDPLLPPARRQDPLRPRPGVYEAAPDDGSETERGTAGEIHGGGIPRGSLPEGSLAGGVSQDGIPQTGAAESGAAEAGAGRESGSEAARRMDDIEGVARRVSAATSVPAFAPEVYAQLFRALAAEVAERGFSLNRTVNGVMRRLSEHGLKLRPQSVAFVVKGLMLSGHEFAAGDKPGSLAKAFRRQVLYLAANADLVLADAERAMVGAWIVGALRAGPPGEAVEPEPLPGDQERAAEAAGITIEETLHPLPRHARAERSEAEREVDPDGAPDYEPDEADEPEDDSDPDEDDPEDGEEADDDGSDRDDETDDDDGGDEDASGPGESAPSSSAAAGLEREAPAPAPVRKVSIEDLLARMRTPRGS